A genomic region of Phragmites australis chromosome 2, lpPhrAust1.1, whole genome shotgun sequence contains the following coding sequences:
- the LOC133909931 gene encoding uncharacterized protein LOC133909931 — translation MIDRGRGLLLLLLGVAQVGVAAAARSGASAAAAGARSLLLLLRATQLVAAAAAQSGTSAATAGTSAAWSGASGCRGRLDAVARSGASECGGWLTADARSSASATAAASFSLYLVDGAVTDESGSSEQWRLTEERARQQYQQPSRLKIELARLFIFGLGTFFSVYWRHKPALNKTFSVEFRPDIVYQY, via the exons ATGATCGATCGTGGTCGTGGcttgctactgctgctgctcggAGTAGCGCAAGTgggtgttgctgctgctgctcggagCGGCGcaagtgctgctgctgctggcgcAAGAAGCTTGCTACTACTGCTCAGAGCGACGCAAttggttgctgctgctgctgctcagagCGGCACAAGTGCTGCTACTGCTGGCACAAGTGCTGCTTGGAGCGGCGCAAGTGGGTGCAGAGGCCGGCTTGATGCTGTTGCTCGGAGCGGCGCAAGTGAGTGTGGAGGCTGGCTTACTGCTGATGCTCGGAGCAGCGCAagtgctactgctgctgctagTTTTAGTCTTTATTTG GTGGATGGAGCAGTAACTGATGAGAGCGGCTCAAGCGAGCAGTGGAGGTTGACGGAGGAGCGGGCACGGCAGCAGTATCAGCAGCCGAGCAGGCTGAAAATCGAGTTGGCtcgtttatttatttttggctTAGGAACCTTTTTCAGTGTCTATTGGAGGCATAAACCAGCACTAAACAAAACTTTCAGTGTCGAATTCAGACCCGACATTGTCTATCAATACTAA